From Burkholderia savannae, a single genomic window includes:
- a CDS encoding (2Fe-2S)-binding protein, translating to MIVCVCKSVSDRKIRASLAEGVDTFDELQFELGVATCCGKCEETVRDIMAEQGVCASRCGVEHHAAVPVPIAFYERKAA from the coding sequence ATGATCGTCTGCGTGTGCAAGTCCGTTTCCGATCGGAAGATTCGCGCATCCCTCGCGGAAGGCGTGGACACTTTCGACGAACTCCAGTTCGAACTCGGGGTCGCTACGTGCTGCGGCAAGTGCGAGGAAACCGTGCGCGACATCATGGCGGAACAGGGCGTTTGTGCGAGCCGCTGCGGCGTCGAGCACCACGCCGCCGTGCCGGTTCCCATCGCGTTCTACGAACGCAAGGCGGCCTGA
- a CDS encoding energy transducer TonB, whose amino-acid sequence MQVSNSLPAASAPVFPRMNPRVVTAAVAVLAGHAILLTGALLMRNDAPHRSLESKTITAQLLSAPVAQPVGIQSAPTPEPPKPVPKVKPKPAPAPRPVAKPSPTPLPVSHEPSPNAITAPEPAPPAPAAPADTSAKAAPPAGAPTSRPTMEIVAPKEGAHLTCQIAKAAYPTLSKRRGETGVVKVRFVVGLTGKIESAQVVQSSGFARLDDAALDAIRSSPCQPYMQNGQPMRAAYTQPYDFTLTD is encoded by the coding sequence ATGCAGGTTTCGAATTCCCTGCCGGCCGCCTCCGCGCCGGTTTTTCCCCGTATGAATCCCCGCGTCGTCACCGCTGCCGTGGCGGTTCTCGCCGGACACGCGATCCTGCTGACCGGCGCACTGCTGATGCGCAACGACGCACCGCATCGATCGCTCGAGTCGAAGACGATCACCGCCCAGTTGCTGAGCGCGCCCGTCGCACAGCCGGTCGGCATCCAGTCGGCGCCGACGCCCGAGCCGCCGAAACCCGTCCCGAAGGTCAAGCCGAAGCCGGCGCCCGCGCCCCGGCCGGTCGCGAAACCGAGTCCGACGCCGCTGCCCGTGTCGCACGAGCCATCGCCGAACGCGATCACCGCGCCGGAACCCGCACCGCCCGCGCCCGCGGCTCCCGCCGACACGAGCGCGAAGGCAGCGCCGCCCGCCGGCGCGCCGACGAGCCGCCCGACGATGGAAATCGTCGCGCCGAAGGAAGGCGCGCATCTGACCTGCCAAATCGCGAAGGCTGCATATCCGACGCTGTCGAAGCGCCGCGGCGAGACGGGCGTCGTGAAGGTGCGCTTCGTCGTCGGCCTGACGGGCAAGATCGAAAGCGCGCAAGTCGTCCAGAGCAGCGGCTTTGCGCGCCTCGACGACGCGGCGCTCGACGCGATCCGCTCGTCGCCGTGCCAGCCATACATGCAGAACGGGCAGCCGATGCGCGCCGCCTACACGCAGCCCTACGACTTCACTCTGACCGACTAA
- a CDS encoding MotA/TolQ/ExbB proton channel family protein — MQSYGIAHVWAQGDFVTRFIAIALLVMSILSWMVIVIKGWNVIRLKRLSKDAEQSFWHSDDFEEGVKKLGRASSSTQDNPFLALALSGQEAADHHHQTQPHLHDRMDVSDWVTRCLKDTMDEGIARMQSGLAILASIGSTAPFVGLFGTVWGIYHALLVIGATGQTSIDQVAGPVGESLIMTAFGLFVAIPAVLGYNALTRANKSIVSRLRRFAHGLHAYFVTGARLASSAQRDGLRLAARAN; from the coding sequence ATGCAAAGCTACGGAATCGCGCACGTGTGGGCGCAAGGTGACTTCGTTACGCGGTTCATCGCGATCGCGCTCCTCGTGATGTCGATCCTGTCGTGGATGGTGATCGTCATCAAAGGCTGGAACGTGATTCGCCTGAAGCGTCTGTCGAAAGATGCAGAGCAGTCGTTCTGGCATTCGGACGATTTCGAGGAAGGCGTGAAGAAGCTCGGCCGCGCATCGTCGTCGACGCAGGACAACCCGTTCCTCGCGCTCGCGCTGTCCGGCCAGGAGGCCGCCGATCATCACCATCAGACACAGCCGCACCTGCACGACCGGATGGACGTGTCCGACTGGGTCACGCGCTGCCTGAAGGACACGATGGACGAAGGCATCGCGCGAATGCAGAGCGGGCTCGCGATTCTCGCGTCGATCGGCAGCACCGCGCCGTTCGTCGGCCTGTTCGGCACCGTGTGGGGCATCTATCACGCGCTGCTCGTGATCGGCGCGACGGGCCAGACGTCGATCGATCAGGTCGCCGGCCCCGTCGGCGAATCGCTGATCATGACCGCGTTCGGCCTGTTCGTCGCGATTCCCGCCGTGCTTGGCTACAACGCGCTCACGCGCGCGAACAAGAGCATCGTGAGCCGCCTGCGCCGCTTCGCGCATGGCCTGCACGCCTACTTCGTGACGGGCGCGCGCCTCGCGTCGTCGGCCCAGCGCGACGGGCTGCGCCTCGCCGCGCGCGCGAACTGA
- a CDS encoding ExbD/TolR family protein, whose product MAMNTSFGDDDDDGLMNEINMTPLVDVMLVLLIIFLVTIPAMHHAVKIDLPRASSQPVEVKPKTIDVAIEGDGTVLWDDHPVNATDLQARIAQAAQTTPQPELHLRADRKVAYEKVAEVMSAAQAGGLTKLGFVTEPKSNAK is encoded by the coding sequence ATGGCAATGAACACCAGCTTCGGCGACGATGACGACGACGGCCTGATGAACGAGATCAACATGACGCCGCTCGTCGACGTCATGCTCGTACTCCTGATCATCTTCCTCGTCACGATTCCGGCGATGCATCACGCCGTGAAGATCGACCTTCCGCGCGCGAGCAGCCAGCCGGTCGAAGTGAAGCCGAAGACGATCGACGTCGCGATCGAAGGCGACGGCACGGTTCTGTGGGACGACCATCCGGTGAACGCAACCGATCTGCAGGCGCGAATCGCGCAAGCCGCGCAAACGACGCCGCAGCCGGAGCTGCATCTGCGCGCGGATCGCAAGGTCGCGTACGAAAAGGTCGCTGAAGTGATGTCGGCCGCGCAGGCAGGCGGCCTGACGAAGCTCGGCTTCGTGACCGAGCCGAAGTCGAACGCGAAGTAA
- a CDS encoding LysR family transcriptional regulator: MTIDAHNLNDLMYFSQVVEHGGFSAAERVLGISKSRLSRRLTELEATLGVRLLQRSTRKLALTEAGQLFYQHCQAMLSEAQAAMNAVQQLRSAPRGTVRVSVPVTLSQTMLSRLLPEFLRRYPEVRVQIRVTNRVIDLFEDSIDVALRVRSEPPQNANIVVRPLWRTEQMLVGAPSLLQQNAPPLVPDDLSRFDTLDTPSGDGRHVFNLIAPDGTRHAHEHEPRLVTADLMSIREAVLDGVGIAALPESMYGNALRAGQLSPVMPGWTLPVPQLYAVFVSRQGMPPAVRAFVDYLVEKLDSENYKEPSCPERGAKDADMKISI, translated from the coding sequence ATGACTATCGACGCACATAACCTGAACGACTTGATGTACTTCTCTCAGGTGGTCGAGCACGGCGGCTTCTCGGCCGCGGAGCGCGTGCTCGGAATCTCGAAGTCGCGCCTGTCGCGGCGGCTCACCGAGCTCGAGGCGACGCTCGGCGTGCGCCTGTTGCAGCGTTCGACTCGCAAGCTCGCGTTGACCGAGGCGGGGCAGCTTTTCTATCAGCATTGCCAAGCAATGTTGTCCGAAGCGCAGGCCGCGATGAATGCAGTGCAGCAACTACGCTCGGCGCCGCGGGGCACGGTGCGTGTGAGCGTGCCCGTTACGTTGTCGCAGACGATGCTTTCGCGTCTGCTGCCGGAATTCCTGCGCCGCTATCCCGAAGTGCGCGTGCAGATTCGCGTGACGAATCGCGTGATCGATCTCTTCGAAGACTCGATCGACGTCGCGCTGCGCGTGCGATCCGAGCCGCCGCAGAACGCGAACATCGTCGTGCGGCCGCTGTGGCGCACCGAGCAGATGCTCGTCGGCGCGCCGAGCCTGCTGCAGCAGAACGCGCCGCCTCTCGTGCCCGACGATCTGTCGAGATTCGACACGCTCGATACGCCGTCGGGCGACGGCCGTCACGTATTCAACCTGATCGCGCCGGACGGCACGCGCCACGCGCATGAGCACGAGCCGCGCCTCGTGACGGCGGATCTGATGTCGATCCGCGAAGCGGTGCTCGACGGGGTCGGAATCGCGGCATTGCCGGAGTCGATGTACGGCAATGCGCTGCGAGCGGGGCAACTGTCGCCGGTGATGCCGGGCTGGACGCTGCCCGTGCCGCAGCTCTACGCGGTGTTCGTGTCGCGGCAGGGGATGCCGCCCGCCGTGCGTGCGTTCGTCGACTATCTCGTCGAGAAGCTCGACAGCGAAAACTACAAGGAGCCCAGCTGCCCGGAGCGCGGCGCGAAGGACGCGGACATGAAGATTTCGATCTGA
- a CDS encoding pirin family protein, with amino-acid sequence MTIARSIQRTYPSLRTTEGGGFVVHRPFPTRLLTDFDPFLLLDEMGPVDYAPGDAKGAPDHPHRGFETVTYVLDGWFRHRDSAGHAGALGPGDVQWMTAGAGVVHSELPDPEFARRGGHAHAFQLWVNLPRRDKMIAPRYQDIPAARIPTAQSADGRAKVRVIAGDAFGARATIETRTPMLYLHFTLSPGALVEQPVPAGFRVFAYPIEGGGFYGADRTAVDARHMVVYAEDGDTVVFAAGDTPLELLLIGGAPLNEPIVRYGPFVMNTEDEIREAVVDYQTGRMGRIPA; translated from the coding sequence ATGACTATCGCCCGCTCGATCCAGCGCACCTACCCCTCGCTTCGCACCACGGAAGGCGGCGGCTTCGTGGTTCACCGCCCGTTTCCGACCCGCCTGCTGACGGATTTCGACCCGTTCCTGCTGCTCGACGAAATGGGGCCCGTCGATTACGCGCCGGGCGATGCGAAAGGCGCCCCCGACCACCCGCATCGCGGCTTCGAAACGGTCACGTACGTGCTCGACGGCTGGTTCCGTCATCGCGATTCGGCGGGCCACGCGGGCGCGCTCGGCCCCGGCGACGTGCAATGGATGACGGCGGGCGCGGGCGTCGTCCACAGCGAGCTGCCCGACCCCGAATTCGCGCGCCGGGGCGGCCACGCGCACGCGTTCCAGCTTTGGGTGAACCTGCCGCGCCGCGACAAGATGATCGCGCCGCGCTACCAGGACATCCCGGCCGCGCGCATTCCCACGGCCCAATCAGCCGACGGCCGCGCGAAAGTTCGCGTGATCGCCGGCGACGCATTCGGCGCGCGCGCGACGATCGAGACGCGCACGCCGATGCTCTATCTGCATTTCACGCTGTCGCCCGGCGCGCTCGTCGAGCAGCCCGTGCCGGCTGGCTTTCGCGTGTTCGCGTATCCGATCGAGGGCGGCGGATTCTACGGCGCCGACAGGACGGCGGTCGACGCGCGCCACATGGTCGTGTACGCGGAAGACGGCGACACCGTGGTCTTTGCCGCGGGCGACACGCCGCTCGAACTGCTGCTGATCGGCGGCGCGCCGCTCAACGAGCCGATCGTGCGCTACGGCCCGTTCGTGATGAACACCGAGGACGAAATCCGCGAGGCGGTCGTCGATTATCAGACGGGCCGCATGGGCCGCATTCCCGCCTAG
- a CDS encoding SRPBCC family protein — MNFEHLIQINAADNPALPTLTRAQLWEGLVLRAEQPQLFVIGLDRCIVHERTETTLERELHYGKATVRDRVTFTPNEQVRYDIHAADGEIGGSLTMTIEERDDQQLFLRFEYRTTLPVSNDSEDARQTHEIVKEAYRTSDIDTVRLIREYTQGRKDPDPLH; from the coding sequence TTGAACTTCGAACATCTGATCCAGATTAACGCCGCCGACAACCCGGCCCTGCCGACGCTGACTCGCGCGCAGCTATGGGAAGGTCTCGTGCTGCGCGCCGAGCAGCCGCAGCTTTTCGTGATCGGCCTCGACCGCTGCATCGTCCACGAACGCACGGAGACGACGCTCGAGCGCGAGCTGCACTACGGCAAAGCGACGGTCCGCGACCGCGTGACGTTCACGCCGAACGAGCAGGTGCGCTACGACATCCACGCGGCCGACGGCGAGATCGGCGGCTCGCTGACGATGACAATCGAAGAGCGCGACGATCAGCAACTATTCCTGCGCTTCGAATACCGGACGACGCTACCCGTCAGCAACGACAGCGAAGACGCGCGCCAGACGCACGAGATCGTGAAGGAAGCCTACCGCACGTCCGACATCGATACCGTCCGCCTGATTCGCGAGTACACGCAGGGCCGCAAGGATCCGGACCCGCTGCATTGA
- the hemP gene encoding hemin uptake protein HemP, with the protein MTTPAEPVKSAAKPAAATNAGQRVVSSDALLQGQSHVSIAHNGETYQLRATRLGKLILTK; encoded by the coding sequence GTGACGACGCCGGCGGAACCGGTGAAGTCCGCAGCGAAACCCGCGGCAGCCACGAACGCCGGGCAGCGCGTGGTGAGCAGCGATGCGCTGTTGCAAGGCCAAAGCCACGTGAGCATCGCGCACAACGGCGAAACCTACCAGTTGCGGGCCACCCGCCTGGGCAAGCTGATTCTGACGAAGTAA
- a CDS encoding GlcG/HbpS family heme-binding protein codes for MKTKPVLTSDDVKKMATAAEAFAVANQWSVTVAIVDDGAHLLYLRRMDGAAPSTVEMAISKGRTAALGRRESKVYEDIVLQGRVSFLSAPLVGLVEGGVPIIVEGETVGAIGVSGVKSEQDATVARAAIAALIGAG; via the coding sequence ATGAAAACCAAACCCGTTTTGACGAGCGATGACGTGAAGAAGATGGCGACCGCCGCCGAGGCGTTCGCGGTTGCGAACCAGTGGTCCGTGACGGTTGCGATCGTCGACGACGGCGCGCATCTGCTGTATCTGCGCCGGATGGACGGCGCTGCGCCGAGCACCGTCGAGATGGCGATCAGCAAGGGCCGCACGGCCGCGCTCGGTCGTCGCGAGAGCAAGGTATACGAAGACATCGTGCTGCAGGGGCGCGTGTCGTTCCTGAGCGCGCCGCTCGTTGGCCTCGTGGAGGGTGGCGTGCCGATCATTGTCGAAGGCGAGACGGTCGGTGCAATCGGCGTGTCGGGCGTGAAATCCGAGCAGGACGCAACGGTCGCCCGCGCGGCGATCGCCGCGCTGATAGGCGCCGGCTGA
- a CDS encoding 4Fe-4S binding protein encodes MSAVVGRRRTSLVAEAGHWMQRHGALIRGIQWIVVLVYAFLILVPAFTPLPDDTAHLWSNLTLAAQFVFWGIWWPFVLLSMVMLGRVWCGVLCPEGALSEFASKFGRGRAIPRWMRWGGWPFVAFGLTTIYGQMVSVYQYPRAVLLVLGGSTLAAIVIGFLYGREKRVWCRYLCPVNGVFSLLARLAPLRYKVDEQAWRRSYKKGEHGHRVIPINCAPLVPLRNMKGAAACHMCGRCSGHRGAIELTARSPSEEVVALGDKQASGWDTALILYGLLGIAIGAFHWTVSPWFVQIKQWLAGWLIDHDIMWPLDTNAPWFVFTHYPEHNDVFSWLDGSLVIAYISGTGLAYGTALAVLLAGAVAMLGRFERVRLHHLAQALIPLAGAGVFLGLSATTLSLLRAEHVPLDWASGVRIAILAGANLWSAWLAWQVTGRYAGWTRRLFAMAWFGAALAVIDSAWWLMFWGF; translated from the coding sequence ATGAGCGCCGTCGTCGGCCGCCGCCGCACGAGCCTCGTCGCGGAAGCCGGGCACTGGATGCAGCGCCACGGCGCGCTGATCCGCGGCATCCAGTGGATCGTGGTACTCGTCTATGCGTTCCTGATCCTCGTGCCGGCGTTCACGCCGCTGCCCGACGACACCGCGCATCTGTGGAGCAACCTGACGCTCGCCGCGCAGTTCGTGTTTTGGGGCATCTGGTGGCCGTTCGTGCTGCTGTCGATGGTGATGCTCGGCCGCGTCTGGTGCGGTGTGCTGTGTCCTGAGGGCGCACTGAGCGAATTCGCGAGCAAGTTCGGCCGCGGCCGTGCGATTCCTCGCTGGATGCGCTGGGGCGGCTGGCCGTTCGTCGCGTTCGGCTTGACGACGATCTACGGCCAGATGGTCAGCGTCTATCAGTATCCGCGTGCGGTGCTGCTCGTGCTCGGCGGCTCGACGCTTGCCGCGATCGTGATCGGCTTTCTGTACGGGCGCGAGAAGCGCGTGTGGTGCCGCTATCTGTGTCCCGTGAACGGGGTCTTCTCGTTGCTCGCGCGCCTCGCGCCGCTGCGCTACAAGGTCGATGAACAGGCATGGCGCCGTTCGTACAAGAAAGGCGAACACGGCCACCGCGTGATTCCGATCAACTGCGCGCCGCTCGTGCCGCTTCGCAACATGAAGGGCGCGGCGGCGTGTCACATGTGCGGCCGCTGCAGCGGCCACCGCGGCGCGATCGAGCTGACGGCGCGTTCGCCGTCCGAGGAAGTGGTCGCGCTCGGCGACAAGCAGGCGAGCGGCTGGGACACGGCGCTCATCCTATACGGCCTGCTCGGCATTGCGATCGGCGCGTTCCACTGGACGGTGAGCCCGTGGTTCGTGCAGATCAAGCAGTGGCTTGCGGGCTGGCTGATCGACCACGACATCATGTGGCCGCTCGACACGAACGCGCCGTGGTTCGTCTTCACGCACTACCCCGAGCACAACGACGTGTTCTCGTGGCTCGACGGCTCGCTCGTCATCGCGTACATCTCCGGCACGGGTCTCGCATACGGCACGGCGCTTGCCGTGCTGCTCGCCGGCGCGGTCGCGATGCTCGGCCGCTTCGAGCGCGTGCGGCTGCACCATCTCGCTCAGGCGCTGATCCCGCTTGCGGGCGCCGGCGTGTTCCTCGGCTTGTCGGCGACGACGCTGTCGCTGCTGCGCGCGGAGCATGTGCCGCTCGACTGGGCATCGGGCGTTCGCATCGCGATTCTCGCCGGCGCGAATCTGTGGAGCGCATGGCTCGCCTGGCAGGTCACCGGCCGCTATGCGGGCTGGACGCGCCGGCTGTTCGCGATGGCCTGGTTCGGCGCCGCGCTCGCGGTGATCGACAGTGCGTGGTGGCTGATGTTCTGGGGATTCTGA
- a CDS encoding FTR1 family iron permease, producing the protein MGQILFIVWRESVEALLVVGILYAWLKNGDDDARRGLPYLWAGVLAGLLMAVGLGAALVGFTEVLSGDAQDYFQTAMVLIACVLIVQMVLWMKQHGRSLKRDMERSLQKSTQDANWWGVAVLVALAIAREGSETVIFLYGLGFGQSGHVDGGQMLAVLIGLGLAFLTFYVLQLGGKYFSWRHFFRVTEIMLLFLGAGLFQTGIDKLIDKEILPLGIAQLWDTSAILDDSSTFGSLVATLTGYRAHPSLTNLVAYAVYWAVVYLLLKRAARHPAATAGRPA; encoded by the coding sequence ATGGGTCAGATCTTGTTCATCGTCTGGCGAGAGAGCGTCGAGGCGTTGCTCGTCGTCGGCATCCTCTATGCATGGCTGAAGAACGGCGACGACGATGCGCGCCGCGGCCTGCCTTATTTGTGGGCGGGCGTTCTCGCCGGCCTGCTGATGGCGGTCGGGCTCGGCGCCGCGCTCGTCGGCTTCACCGAAGTGTTGTCGGGCGACGCCCAGGACTATTTTCAAACCGCGATGGTGCTGATCGCGTGCGTGCTGATCGTGCAGATGGTGCTGTGGATGAAGCAGCACGGGCGCTCGCTGAAGCGCGACATGGAGCGCTCGTTGCAGAAGAGCACGCAGGACGCGAACTGGTGGGGCGTCGCGGTGCTCGTCGCGCTCGCGATCGCGCGTGAAGGCAGCGAGACGGTGATCTTTCTCTACGGGCTCGGCTTCGGTCAGTCCGGACATGTCGACGGCGGCCAGATGCTCGCCGTGCTGATCGGCCTCGGCCTCGCATTCCTGACGTTCTACGTGCTGCAACTCGGCGGCAAGTATTTCTCGTGGCGGCACTTCTTCCGCGTCACCGAGATCATGCTGCTGTTCCTCGGCGCGGGCCTGTTCCAGACGGGCATCGACAAGCTGATCGACAAGGAGATCCTGCCGCTCGGCATCGCGCAATTGTGGGATACGTCGGCGATCCTCGACGATTCAAGCACGTTCGGCTCGCTCGTCGCGACGCTGACGGGCTACCGCGCTCATCCGTCGCTCACGAACCTCGTCGCGTACGCAGTCTACTGGGCGGTTGTCTATCTGCTGCTCAAGCGCGCAGCGCGACACCCGGCGGCGACTGCGGGCCGGCCGGCATGA
- a CDS encoding cupredoxin domain-containing protein encodes MKFPRVFAFAAAIFVAGAAHAADLPTFKLEMADGKLNPARIEVPAGQRIKIQIRNTGKGAVEFESVQLRKEKVLAPGGESFVVIAPLSPGEYKFFDDFHQQAQGVIVAK; translated from the coding sequence ATGAAATTCCCCAGAGTATTCGCATTTGCCGCCGCGATCTTCGTCGCAGGCGCCGCGCATGCGGCCGATCTGCCGACCTTCAAGCTCGAGATGGCCGACGGCAAGCTCAATCCGGCGCGCATCGAAGTGCCGGCCGGGCAGCGCATCAAGATCCAGATCCGCAATACGGGCAAGGGCGCCGTCGAGTTCGAGAGCGTGCAGCTTCGCAAGGAGAAGGTGCTCGCGCCGGGCGGCGAATCGTTCGTCGTGATCGCGCCGCTGTCGCCGGGCGAGTACAAGTTTTTCGACGATTTTCACCAGCAGGCGCAGGGCGTCATCGTCGCGAAGTAA
- a CDS encoding iron transporter, translated as MLRASFVRSGIALAAACAALSATAAEYPIGKHQIQGGMEIGAVYLQPITMDPEGMMRKASDSDIHLEADIHAVKNNPTGFAEGDWMPYLQVTYKLTKQGDAKWKAQGDLMGMVASDGPHYGDNVKLAGPGKYHLTLVVKPPMQAGHTAFGRHVDKETGVGAWFKPITLEYDFPFAGIGKKGGY; from the coding sequence ATGTTGCGTGCTTCCTTTGTTCGCAGCGGTATCGCGTTGGCGGCCGCGTGCGCTGCGCTGTCGGCGACGGCGGCGGAATACCCGATCGGCAAGCATCAGATTCAAGGCGGGATGGAGATCGGCGCGGTGTATCTGCAGCCGATCACGATGGACCCGGAAGGGATGATGCGCAAGGCGTCGGATTCGGACATCCACCTGGAAGCCGATATCCATGCGGTCAAGAACAACCCGACGGGCTTCGCCGAAGGCGACTGGATGCCGTACCTGCAGGTCACGTACAAGCTGACGAAGCAGGGCGACGCGAAGTGGAAGGCGCAAGGCGATCTGATGGGCATGGTCGCGAGCGACGGTCCCCACTACGGCGACAACGTGAAGCTGGCCGGCCCGGGCAAGTATCACCTGACGCTCGTCGTGAAGCCGCCGATGCAGGCGGGCCACACGGCGTTCGGCCGCCACGTCGACAAGGAAACCGGCGTCGGCGCGTGGTTCAAGCCGATCACGCTCGAATACGATTTCCCGTTCGCCGGCATCGGCAAGAAGGGCGGGTACTGA
- the uvrB gene encoding excinuclease ABC subunit UvrB, with amino-acid sequence MSEHHPDTRDDLDESKFVTFDESPFQLYQPYLPSGDQPSAIATLVEGVEDGLSFQTLLGVTGSGKTYTMANTIARLGRPAIVFAPNKTLAAQLYAEFREFFPRNAVEYFVSYYDYYQPEAYVPQRDLFIEKDSSINEHIEQMRLSATKSLMERRDVVIVATVSAIYGIGNPSEYHQMILTLRTGDKIGQREVIARLIAMQYTRNEQDFQRGTFRVRGDTIDIFPAEHAEMAVRVELFDDEVDSLHLFDPLTGRVRQKIPRFTVYPSSHYVTPRETVMRAVETIKDELRDRLEFFHRESKLVEAQRLEQRTRFDLEMLQELGFCKGIENYSRHFSGAAPGEPPPTLVDYLPSDALMLLDESHVLIGQLNGMYNGDRARKENLVDYGFRLPSALDNRPLKFPEFERKMRQVVFVSATPADYEQRVSGQTAEQVVRPTGLVDPGIEVRPASTQVDDVLSEITERVKAEERVLITVLTKRMAEQLTEFLADHGVKVRYLHSDIDTVERVEIIRDLRLGTFDVLVGINLLREGLDIPEVSLVAILDADKEGFLRAERSLIQTIGRAARNVNGKAILYADRITDSMRRAIDETERRRAKQIAYNEKMGITPRGVVKRIKDIIDGVYNVDEARAELKEAQQRAKLEDMSEKQIAKEIKRLEKQMADYAKNLEFEKAAQTRDQLALLRERLFGANVGDHVSGVE; translated from the coding sequence ATGTCCGAACATCATCCCGACACCCGCGACGATCTCGACGAATCGAAATTCGTGACGTTCGACGAATCTCCGTTCCAGCTATACCAGCCTTACCTGCCCTCGGGCGACCAGCCGAGCGCGATCGCGACGCTGGTCGAAGGCGTCGAGGACGGCCTTTCGTTCCAGACGCTGCTCGGCGTGACGGGCTCGGGCAAGACCTACACGATGGCGAACACGATCGCGCGGCTCGGCCGCCCGGCGATCGTGTTCGCGCCGAACAAGACGCTCGCCGCGCAGCTCTATGCGGAATTCCGCGAATTCTTCCCGCGCAACGCGGTCGAGTACTTCGTGTCGTACTACGACTACTACCAGCCGGAAGCGTATGTGCCTCAGCGCGATCTCTTCATCGAGAAGGACTCGTCGATCAACGAGCACATCGAGCAGATGCGGCTGTCGGCGACGAAGAGCCTGATGGAGCGTCGCGACGTCGTGATAGTCGCGACGGTGTCGGCGATCTACGGCATCGGCAACCCGTCCGAGTACCACCAGATGATCCTCACGCTGCGCACGGGCGACAAGATCGGCCAGCGCGAGGTGATCGCGCGACTGATCGCGATGCAGTACACGCGCAACGAGCAGGACTTTCAGCGCGGCACGTTCCGTGTGCGCGGCGACACGATCGACATCTTCCCGGCCGAGCACGCGGAAATGGCGGTGCGCGTCGAGCTGTTCGACGACGAGGTCGATTCGCTGCATCTGTTCGATCCGCTGACGGGGCGCGTGCGCCAGAAGATTCCGCGCTTCACCGTCTATCCGTCGTCGCACTACGTGACGCCGCGCGAGACCGTGATGCGGGCGGTCGAGACGATCAAGGACGAACTGCGCGATCGCCTCGAGTTCTTCCATCGCGAGAGCAAGCTCGTCGAGGCGCAGCGCCTCGAGCAGCGCACCCGCTTCGACCTCGAGATGCTGCAGGAGCTCGGCTTTTGCAAGGGCATCGAGAATTATTCGCGGCACTTCTCCGGCGCGGCGCCGGGCGAGCCGCCGCCGACGCTCGTCGACTATCTGCCGTCCGACGCGCTGATGCTGCTCGACGAATCGCACGTGCTGATCGGCCAGCTGAACGGGATGTACAACGGCGACCGCGCGCGCAAGGAGAATCTTGTCGATTACGGGTTCCGGCTGCCGTCGGCGCTCGACAACCGGCCGCTCAAGTTCCCGGAGTTCGAGCGCAAGATGCGCCAGGTGGTGTTCGTGTCGGCGACGCCCGCCGATTACGAGCAGCGCGTGTCCGGCCAGACCGCCGAGCAGGTCGTGCGGCCGACGGGGCTCGTCGATCCGGGGATCGAGGTGCGGCCGGCGAGCACGCAGGTCGACGACGTGCTGTCCGAGATCACCGAGCGCGTGAAGGCGGAAGAGCGCGTGCTGATCACCGTGCTCACGAAGCGGATGGCCGAGCAGCTGACCGAATTTCTCGCCGATCACGGCGTCAAGGTCCGCTATCTGCACAGCGACATCGACACGGTCGAGCGGGTCGAGATCATTCGCGACTTGCGGCTCGGCACATTCGACGTGCTGGTCGGGATCAACCTGCTGCGCGAAGGCCTGGATATCCCCGAAGTGTCGCTCGTCGCGATTCTCGACGCGGACAAGGAAGGCTTCCTGCGCGCCGAGCGCTCCCTGATCCAGACGATCGGCCGCGCGGCGCGCAACGTGAACGGCAAGGCGATCCTGTACGCGGACCGGATCACCGATTCGATGCGCCGCGCGATCGACGAGACCGAGCGGCGCCGCGCGAAGCAGATCGCGTACAACGAAAAAATGGGCATCACGCCGCGCGGCGTCGTGAAGCGGATCAAGGACATCATCGACGGCGTCTACAACGTCGACGAAGCGCGCGCCGAGCTGAAGGAGGCGCAGCAGCGCGCGAAGCTCGAGGACATGTCCGAGAAGCAGATCGCGAAGGAGATCAAGCGGCTCGAGAAGCAGATGGCCGATTACGCGAAAAATCTCGAGTTCGAGAAAGCCGCGCAGACGCGCGACCAGCTCGCGTTGCTGCGCGAGCGCTTGTTCGGCGCGAACGTGGGCGATCACGTGAGCGGGGTCGAGTGA